TCCGATTGAAAATTTTCAGAAGAGAAAAAGTAAGCTTTACTAGGTTAAGAATCAACTTGTTCAATAAGAAACTTCAAATTTCAGATTGGATCAATAGGTTCCGTTGgttttttcagttcggtttttcCACATTCCAGGTCACGATATCATTATTACCGCTCTACGCCTCTACCGAGAGTGGCAATTTACGCAGCTCAACTCGAGTCATTAATTCAGTTTGCAACAGCCACAATGTACGCATTCCAAGAATCAACTTgttcaaaagtttcaacttcCTCATACTTTATGTCTCGCCCAGCACCGAATCCCTCGATGTTCCTGTTTTCTTCACTGTCCGGCATCTCCCGAAGCCAAAAGTGAATGGATTTAAACCCAGCTTCTTCTAAGCAGTCTCTGATCTCTGGCAGTGACCACCTAAATACACCGCCATTCATTTATCAGACCAAAATACAATGCTGTATATATGTTCAAACACAATGAGCAATTGGAAAATATATGACTTACAGCCTCCAGGTATACGAAAATGCATGGCGGATTTTTTTCTGCTGTTTCGGAAGATTAAAGTGGAGGCTTATCCTTGTCTTGCGCTCAATTATGTTAAATTCAGCTTGTTCCCAAATATACTGTGAATTTCATTTGAAATTAGATAGAGCAGAAATAGCTTTACAATTTTCAGGAAGTAATATCTGTAATTTGCAATGCATATATCTAACTCTTTGCACTCTATGTTGTCCGAAAACTTCTTGAATCATACATATTCGAAAACACTTCTAAAACATtgaaagtttatattttaaccTACTGCAGACACTTTTCGGACAGCAAGAAAAACCAAATCGGCATGAGACTTGGAGTTGAGACTTGAGAGTACTGACCAGTGAACATGGAACTTCATAACATACACTTAAATCAACAAGAAGACTATCAACCTTTAACAAAAAAGATTTCAGTGCTTAAAAGTGTTTGATTCATTTCAGAAATACAGGAGACCTTTGACTTTTTTAAAATCGTGCTGCCCTAGTTTTAAGAGAATCGTCAGTAATGCTATTATGCCCACAGCCAACTTGAGTTCTCCAAAATAATCAAAATGCTTGCGAAACGGAAATGATGAAACGAGAGATGCTAAAACAAGAAACGGTGAAATGACTAAACAAGAAAAGACATTTAagaacattttataaatttagagttGCGGAGTTTCAGAAGAGTTTCTAGAAATGAAAAGGAAATGCCAAGACATAAAATACGGGATGTTCCTATGCATCATAGCCttttataattcataaaataataaatgggAAATGCCTCTGTCCATATGAATCTGCTATCTTATGGACGGAAAGTAAGAAAAGAGATGCATGCAGAACAAGTACATGTGAACTCTCAATAAGACTGTAATTTCCATTGTATCTAGAATAATAATACTATACCGTAAAATTTGGAAATCTTCTCTGTAGCCTTAGCTTGCCTTCTGATGATGATCCACCATATAGATCCATTGCAAATATACCACCGCTTTTGGACAACGAATCAAGAACATGTTTGAAGTACAGAACCAGATCTGCTCGTCTATGGAGACAACAGCAGCTGTAGTTAAAGGCGCACACAATGTCTCTAGCTGGTAACTGGACGTTTTCTTTCAAGCACTTATTACTGGCAGAAGCAGAATCAAGCGCATTACTCTCGGGACTGTCTTTGCTCTCTCCCAGTTTTACGTTTATCAATTCTTGGGGGTCAAACCTGAGTAATTCGGCCTCATGAGGCTGCAAGACATTTCCATGGAAGAGAGATATTCTGGAATATCCATCAGCTCCAACTTTATTTATGTTGTTCTCCATACACCAATTTAGCGCCTCAAGGTCCAAATCCACTCCTACAGCAGTCCGTCTTGGATCACTACGTAACCATTCCGTACTGCCAATAACATAGGCATCTCAAGTATTAGAACACAACTTTAATTTACCTAGGCAAGTTAGAGCTCCTCAAATACAGCTCTTAGCAGTGCTCAAACTAAAAGACAATGCTAACTGCTAAGCTAACCTAACCCGAGGAGCATTTATTCATTTCAAAGTTAACTAAATAGTGGCTCAACAGCACATATAAGCAAAAATAGCCCGAGTTTTTGTTGTCGCAATTTTAACCAATCTGCAAATGCAAAGTGGGTATGAGAGAACAAATGACATTCCAAACGAGAATTAACGTATGACCAGCCCCAGAGAATGATAGTTTCTTTACAAATAACAACTATCTAAGATTAAAGAAAGCacacatttttaaaatgttgataAAGTAAACAAAGAATCGAAGGTTCAATGTTAACTATATAAGCTACTACACTAGCATAGAGTTTTGCTTAGCATAATTAAACAACACAAAACACGGAAACTCTGAAATGGAAAACGGCgaaacaaaatatcaaatgagaATAGGTTATACAAATAGTTCCGGTGTTTAAAAATCCTTTCGGAAACAGAAACAAAACTCGGAATGGTAGAATTCgacaagtttccgtgcaacatagattATGTCTAGTTGGCATAGAGATAAAAGAGAGAAGCAAAGTGATATACCTCAAAAAAGCAGTCCCACAGAAATCCTCCTGGAAATGAAGAGGTGACCTTCCACCAACATACATTAAAAAGAACTTGTGCAGATAGCTTATATCTCCTTTGGGAGACTGCAATACAGTACAAATGAACCAAACAAACCCATTACTGATTTCAATCATAAAAGCAACAAGGAAAAGAAAGTTGAGGCCTTTATGAACAAACATTTTAACTGCAATCAAATGCAGCACCAAGAACCAAAAATGGCTGATGGGTTTTCAATTTGATAACTGATGAATTGGATACCTGTACAGATTGTTGGTAAAGAAGAAACTTTGAAGGAATGGCATTAGATGGGCTTGATGCATTACTAATGTCATCCTCTGCGGCTGCTTCTTCGAAATCATCAGCTTCTGGTTCTCGATCATCTTCTTGTTGAGGAGTGTTGTAGTAATAAGAAGCTTCTCTGTGTTGATGCTGATGCCTCTGTTTCTTCTCCTTCTTTCCCATTCTTTTTTTCCTGTTACCGGCCGCCTTTCTTTAACAAACCAGGTCTTTCATAAGACCACTCCATTTTTAAGGTACACtctcaaataaataagtaatctagtactacaaaatataaaacaatttagcGGTGACCtaaatttagattaaaaagATGTAAGTAAGGTGAAAATGCAAATTATATTAGTGTATAAATGAATCGAGTTTTTATACGAACCACCTCGTGAACTCTTTATCGAGCTCATTCAGAAACAATTAAACAAGTTGTTCGTGAACGTAAATGAGCCGAACAtcactatgttcatgttcagctcgtttaaataaatgaaagcttaaatgcacaaaaaatcatcaattttcacATGTTTTAACGAGCTGGACGTCGAGCTGCTCGCGAGAAGTTTGGttcatttttagtgatattaTGTGAATTGAGAGTTAGCAATAATATATGATAAAAAAGAAGAGTTAGCAAGAACACACTAACATGAAATTAATTGttcagtttattttaatttttgattattttaactGTTGATTTAGATGTATTTCAATGATTCTATTAATATAAATcttatcaaaagaaaaatacaatGGCATAAGGAAAAAGAATAAGTAgttcaattttatattatttatttttaaacaaacataaatttacaaatatgtttcaaaaaatcaacaataaatttttcttgaaattaattactatatatatatactttttttgaAAGAATTTACTATACATATTTAACATGCACAAATTTTTCGTGCAACAGAATGTATCAAAATTTACATAATATTCTCTtactaaataattattttacataatacaaacataaaatattttcttgacCTTCACAACAATTtaagaaaatgaaattttacaatttaaacaatATTATATTGAAATTAGATATTTGTTTTTAGAAATAATAACTAATTTTCTTATACAAAAttacttctattttttttgagagggatacaaaaattaaatctaaattctATCAACTATTATCATCGGAACCTTCCTCTTCTCGCCTCACACGGCTTgctttacttttatttatttatttttgaagatttttaaattaaaactaattaatcaaCATTTTGTTGCATCAATTTATTTCCTGTTTTAAACTATCTTTCTTATTCtctcaaattaataattttcctttttcttttcctttttctcaaatctcaatttcttcaataaaataaattagggtTTCTACTGTATctgtttttcttcttctttacaTGCGATTTTGTATCAATTGATCaagaaaaataagtaataatgtACAGCAATTTCAAAGAGCAGGCGATTGAGTACGTTCGTCAAGCAGTACAAGAAGACAACGCTGGTAATTATGCCAAAGCATTTCCATTATACATGAACGCTCTTGAATACTTCAAAACCCATTTAAAATACGAAAAAAACCCTAAGATTCGCGAAGCTATTACTCAAAAGTTCACCGAATATCTCCGTCGGGCGGAGGAGATCCGTGCCGTTCTCGACGAAGGCGGTCCCGGTCCAGCTTCCAATGGGGATGCTGCTGTTGCTACGAAGCCCAAAACTAAGCCGAAAGATGGGGATGACGGGGAAGATCCAGAGCAAGCCAAATTGCGAGCTGGGTTGAATTCTGCTATTATTAGAGAGAAGCCTAATGTTAAGTGGAACGATGTGGCGGGGCTTGAAAGTGCTAAACAGTCTTTGCAGGAAGCTGTTATTTTGCCTGTTAAGTTCCCTCAATTTTTTACAGGTGATTCTTTATGGGTTTTGTGAGATTTTTCGATTGCTGGTTTCTTGATAATTTATAGCTTTGGGTTGGTTTTTGAAGTGAATGAATTAATCGGTTTAGATTGTTTAGAAGGGATTTCGATGTGTGATTAGGAATTCTTATGTTTTAATTGCATATCTTTGTAGGTTCGATTGATTTTTTTACCAATGATTTGTGGTTTTTGTGGTTTTGTTTGCTCACTTTTAGTTTGAATTTGGTTATGTGAAGTAAATTGGCGTTAGGTAgtggtttaaattgattttaagcTGTATCATGTGTTGATTTTAGGTTGAAGTTTGAAATATGTCTAGTTATTATATTGTTCTTGCAttgttttttcttcattttgtttcatTGGGTTGATTGAAGTTCTGTATATTTTAGCTGTTAAGTAGAATGAGCATTTTTCTTAGCTATAGTTCTATGCATTGGTAATCAAACAAATAGCTTCATTTTGATGTTGGATCATCTTAATTTTGGTTGCACTTCTTGTGTTATTCCATGGGCTTATATGGCTTAGAAGCAAGGGAAAACAATAAGATTCTTTTTGTCTATAGGAAGTTAACAAAGTCCTGTTTCACTTGCAATGATTTTTAGTATTACTTAAATTTGCTCTTACTATGGTTAGTACTGTCTAATCGTTAGAACACCTATTTGTGGCAGTGGCATCAATGCTGCAGTTCTTTTCTTAAATGTATGACTGAACTTACAGTACTTTTTTCCTCCTGCTTAAGGGGTCTATGTATCATATTCTAGAGATTAGGACCTACTAACTTACATTTTTATTGGTTTCTGGTGTTTTGGCATTTCTAGCTGCACCAGAATTTATATTGATGTATATTTCCAAGTGGTTAACAATATTATAATCAACTTTGAACAAGGGTAAAAGATACTGACCTATATATTTTGTGGATTATGATGTTTGCATATGGAGGCACTTTTCTTCATGCTCTCCAGTCTCCATAGCTGGTGAATGTTGCTAGTTTACGTTACAATTGCATATCTATTTTCACGAAAAGTTCATGAATGTATCATGTTTGGCGTGTCTTGGCACTTTTTCCCGTTGAGATAGTAGAAGGTTATGGTGGCTCCATTCTGTCATCTGAGTAATTGGGTTCGCCATGTTTTTTCCTTGCCAGATATGAGGGTTAGATTAAAAGCATAAAGGCGATCTCTCATATTAGTCATTGCTGTagttttatattcttttatgTCATTTGGGTGGCTCTTTTATTTCTTGAAACCATTTAATATTGTAAGGGCAATTTTTAGTACATTCTTGCCTGGATTTGTTATGTTAAAACTGATGAATCCCCCATTTGCTCTACTTTAGGCAAGAGACAACCATGGCGGGCTTTTCTTTTGTATGGACCACCTGGAACAGGGAAATCTTACTTAGCCAAGGCAGTTGCAACTGAAGCAGACTCTACTTTTTTCAGGTGAATATTTTCATCACAACAGAAGTTTCTAATTTAGCTGCTATAATATCATACTACAAACAgatgctcttttttttttatcaaatctcAATCCTGGCATCTTttctattttgaatatattCTGCTTTTCTCTGTGCATACATCATTTTTCAGAGTGAAGTCctttttgttattaaatttttttacatatttctGAATTTTAATTCTTATACTTTTTCCCAACAGTATCTCATCCTCAGACTTGGTTTCAAAGTGGATGGGCGAAAGTGAAAAGCTTGTATCAAATCTTTTCCAGATGGCGCGCGAAAGTCAGCCGTCAATTATTTTTGTTGATGAAATAGATTCCTTGTGTGGCACACGAGGAGAAGGCAATGAGAGTGAAGCTTCAAGACGTATAAAAACAGAACTTCTTGTACAGATGCAGGTATAGTTTGTTGGTACTTTCGTGGTAAAAGAATATCATACATTAGCTATAATATGCTAACAAAAATGCTTATTATTTATCTGTGGTTTATTTAAGCTTCCTCTATATGTTTAATAGATTGAGGTTGGGAATTTTTGCAATGGTTGTGCATATGCATCAGGGATGTCACACCTCTGCTTTTGGATGAATTGTTTTTAGTAAGATAGAAGTGGTGCTAGATGGCTATTAACTAATCATTTTAGATAATCCGTAAATCACTCTTTAACAAGGTGTTGGGGTACTGTACttttagaaagaaaagaaattgcAGAACCCCttttttttatagttcaatctAATGCAGATTGCTTGCGACTGTTGCGTTGTTATAATATGTAAAGTTCCTGAGCTTCAGTTCTCCTTTTATTGAATGTTGGTTCTTGTGATGTGTTTCTAGTTTTCATGTTTTGGCTTCTACTTGGTCAAGTGGATTTGAAACTTTGAGCTTTAAGTCGTATTAATTTTAGTGTTGTCTAACTTTCAGTTCAAGTTGTTGCATTTGCTTCAAAAAATTGTAATGAAAATTTGGCTTTGGGCCTCTATTTTCCTTGTATTTAGGGTGTAGGGAACAATGACCAGAAAGTTCTAATTCTTGCAGCAACAAACACACCATATGCCCTAGATCAGGTAAGGGCACTATCAAAAGGTGGTTCTGTCATTTAATTCTCAATCGATGTCATATTGGGTACCGTTGCTAATTGATAGTAATAACAGGCAATCAGGAGACGTTTTGACAAGCGTATATACATTCCTCTACCAGATCTGAAGGCTCGGCAGCATATGTTCAAAGTAGTAgcctttcttttttaattttttttttccatgcATTTGGGCTATGCCACCAACTTTATGCTATTTTATTGAGCTTCAAAAGATTCAAATAGGTGCATCTTGGAGATACTCCTCACAACTTGACTGAAAGTGATTTTGAAAGCTTAGCTCGCAAGTCAGAAGGCTTTTCGGGTTCGGATATATCTGTTTCTGTAAGCATGATGCATGACACTTTCTGTTTAtcaattttttcaatattaaaagaaaataataattttaagttttttaagcATGGTTGCCTTAACCattttgacttttatttttgaacttgACAGGTGAAGGATGTCCTCTTTGAGCCAGTTCGTAAGACTCAGGATGCCATGTTTTTTATCAACACTCCCAATGATATGTGGGTGCCATGTGGACCAAAGCAGCCCGGTGCTGTTCAAATTTCCATGCAGGAACTAGCAGCACAAGGGCTTGCTGCCAAGGTAAAGGGGAAAATATATCTTCAGCACAACATCTACATTTAATCCAAGCTCACCTAGGGGTAACGTAGAATCGAGTCGAAACACTGGCAAGCTTGAGTTTGACTCAAGTCCTAAATCTAAAGCTTGAAACTCGACTCTAAAATCTAAAGCTTGAAACTCGACTCTAAAATCTAAAGCTTGAAACTCGACTCTAAAATCTAAAGCTTGAAACTCGACTTTAAAATCTAAAGCTTGAAACCCGACTTTAAAATCTAAAGCTTGAAACCCGACTTTAAAATCTAAAGCTCGAAACTCGACTTTAAAATCTAATGCTTGAAACTCGACTTGAAAATCTAAAGCTTGCAACTCGACTCTAAAATCTAAAGCTCGAAACTCGACTGGAGTGGGATCGAGCTTTATTTTAGGAGCCCGAACTCGTTGGATATTTAGGATTCGAGCTTGACTCGACTCATTCACGTGtctgtataaatatttaaaaattaaattctaatataaaattaaagtaattgACTAAAGCTCGATTAGGGTCACGAGCTTATTGAGTCGAATATTTGAAAGTTCGAACTCGACTCGATAATTAATTCCGGTAGCTCGAACTCGAGCTTGACTCAATATTAATCGAGTTGATTTCTAATATTTTTCGAGTCAATCCTGAGTGGTTCAACTTGGTTATACCCCTACGTggttattttaaatatgaataaaCTCTTATTTTTTCTGGTTGGTCTATTGGCAGATTCTTCCTCCACCAATCACAAAATCAGATTTTGATAAGGTCCTTGCAAGACAGAGACCAACAGTGAGCAAATCTGATCTGGATGTTCACGAGAGATTCACAAAGGAATTTGGGGAAGAAGGTTAATCAATATCGTGATACGTTCAACTCTCACCCGTGAGTTCAACTGCTGTGATTTGTATTATCCAATGATTTATTTACTTCATCAAAAAGGGAAACTGACTTGACTTTCCCTTTTGTATTGAGCTGGTAAAACGGAAGTTGGATACGTATTTAATTACTTGTTTGAAATTGTGTAAAAATGAGTTCTTAGAAATGTCATTGCAGAAATTGAAGACTAGTTTTTCTATCCCCAAGTTTTCTTAATGGTGTTGCCTGAGATCTTTTGTAGATACGATCAAATTACATGttcataaaaaaagtttaagattGTCTAGGGGAGGGATGGTAGTAGGTGGCGCATGCATCATTTGAAGTTCGAGCTCGATAGAATAATTGAGTTTCCAGTTGAACTTGCCTCAATTCTATTATCTACatgaaaaatctgaaaattatagtattttagtataaaaataagGATATTcttgtaaatatatatatttataaaagatgAAAAGGTGAATTGATGAAAGCTTGACTAGGCTCGTGAGTCTATCGAGCTGAATATTTTGATGTTCGAGCTCAAGTTGGCCAAACTCAAGTTTGACTCGATTAATATCGAGTGTTTTTTGAGTCAATTTGGAATAGATGGCTAGTTGGCTTGGCCTATATGTGAATTGAGGTTATGTAACAGTTTATTAGAAAAGGATGAAGGCATATCTGTAACTATGATTATGCTTGATTCAACTTGTAAATCTCTAAGGCAAGTTGCGCAAAGTCAACTCTTATAATAACATCTATGATTCGTTGCAGAAATATAAACAATCTAGAAGTGAAGATGCCTTTGGAAGCTGTCTGGGACCAAGTCATGGATTGAAATATCTAATCAAAAGTTTGTCGGTAGGTTTTCATGCCTTTGTAGTCATCTCCTGGCAAATGGCAAATGGCACATGCCCAAGAAATAGAAAGGCATTTATTTTGTACTTCATATACCATACAACTATATATTTCCAATACCATAGGATCAAATTTATTTTCGCCTCTCTGAAAATGTTGCTAATAGAAGCCTGCCGAGAGGACTTCAATTAGATGTTGCCTTTAGTTAAGTTGGTGAATTCTTCTAGTCATGAATCATGATGAGACCAAAGAGGTGAATTTAATATAATCAATGGCGGAATTAAAAATTGAACAGAAAATGGAGAAGGCGGCCGCGGAGCGAGGGAAGAAAAAAATAGCAAGTGATAGGAACTACAAACGAGATGAGATAATTTGAGTGAAACACAATGgcggaagagagagaaaaaaaaatatcacaaaCGAGATGAGATAATTTGAGTGAAACACAATGgcggaagagagagaaaaaaaatcaaaggcTGACTATTAAAACAACCGTCCATTTTGCCTTTTAATTCCGTCAATAAATAAATCTAATGTACTGCAAAattcttttctttaatttttttttcaactctaataatttttttagaactTTGCAATTTTAGTCCAAATTTAAATGTTCCCAACGTTTTTAGCTAAccatttaatcattttaatagAGTGTGTGTGTCCAATCACACGCGGTCTCCATGTCGCCGAAAAAAATCATGCTGACATGAAATTCATGGATTTCTTTTTGActaattgtaattttaatcaaagctttaaatttttataatcatTGTCCAATTGGAGCGAATAAGCTAAAATCGTTTGTAATTGGAATTTAAAAACTTTGGTTAAGCTAATAACAAATCGAAAAGATTTAGATTTTCTGGTCCGCTTGGCCGAATAAATATTGAGTGCATTAAATTAGTTTCAGATTCCAGCTTTAACTCTATCGTTAATCATCATAAACATTGCAGAAAGGtatataattataaagaatGCAAATATGCAACCACAAAAATGCaacatattaaattaataaagaatCAAGCCGGCtcttaatgattttaaattcttgATTATGGCTATAAAAGCAGATGTCTACAAACATTGCAGTATTTCATAGCTACTCTCTGTCATTGTCATTCTTGCTGCTGCTAATTATGAGATCATATCATATACTTAATCTCCTCTTCCTAACTACATTTGCATTAGTACATGGAGCCAGCGTCAATAAGAAGGTGGATACATCGAtgatcaaaccgaaccaaatcagTTATTTCGGTTTTGAATAAAAACTGAACTGACCTTTTTTCTATAAtatcaaactgaaccaaactgaattttttggttcggttcaattaTTAGTTTCGTTCGTGCTTGTGcttaggggtgtgcattcatTTTAAACCGAATCAAATCAGTTAGTAcggtttatttttttgtttggtttgatttgaactGAAaatgaaatgatttttttttataatatcataCTAACCGAATTTGTCGGTCCAGTTTGATTATtcaatttggtttgttttttgcACACCTCTAAATGCTTATTAATTGAATAACAATGCTATAGCTATCAAAATTCTGGTTATGTATAGATGCTCAATATCAACAAGATCATAATTATGATAGTAAATTTATTCTGTTTATCTCAAACAAAAAGTCTAACAGCAATATTTTGCATCCTGTCAAAATTGCAGCATTACATTGTTTACATGGGAGAACACTCTCATCCCACTTCAGAATCTGTCGTCAAAGCTAACCGTCATATTCTTGCTTCAGTAACCGGAAGGCAAGCATTATGTTTCCGGAATAAAAACGCTtctgaaattttaaaacttaaatttattcttgtaaagaatattattttgacccttttttgttttgaaattttacattttagcaTTTATGTTTCCGTGCTACATGGCAAGCCTAATATATTGAAATTGTTGCTAATGTTTCGTTCTAATTTTCAGTTTCGAAGAAGCGAAAAGTGTAGCACTTCACCATTATACTAAAAACTTTAGAGGCTTTTCAGCTATGCTTACACAAAAGCAAGCTCAGGAACTTGCAGGTAATACTGATAAGAAATTTCATATTAAGACCAAAAAAGATATACCTAGTCAATGTTTtccgttttaaaaatatgtcaGAAATTTAGCACTTCTGACACgattttccatttttaacataaaaaatctttaaataacACTGTTTCGCCGTATTCATATCCATCTTGTTTCCCCGTACCGTACCTTCCTATAGTTGCTTTAACTCATTTCATTCCGTGCTGCAGAAAGCGATTCAGTGGTTTCTGTGTTTGAGAGTAGGATGAATCAAATCCATACAACACATTCTTGGGAATTTCTTGGAGTGGACTCTTTATATGAACATAATAACCAACTGCCTAAGACCTCTCTGACATCGAACATTATTGTCGGTGTCATCGACACCGGTAATGATGCATGCTTGATTTTTAAGGTTTCTTGCTTCATTTTTATCATTCTATTCTAACAGTTGAAGTTCATTGCAGGAGTTTGGCCTGAGTCTGAGAGTTTCAGTGACAGAGGCCTAGGATCTGTTCCCATGAAATTCAAGGGAACATGTGTTGCTGGTGAAAATTTTACATTGGCTAATTGCAACCGGTACCAATCATTTCTTACAGTACAAGTATATGCATAAAAACCAGTTAATCCGTTTCGATTCCTcttaaagttaaaatataattcaaccacttaaaaaccgaaaaaccaTACGGATTGGTAAACTATTGAGCCGTTTGAACTGTAAAAACTGGCCCTCATTTATTGTTTACATCAAGTGATTAATGGTGAACTGGTAGTTACGCCTGTTTGGCTGCCGCCTGCAGGttccatttttaaaatactgTAAAAAATTACTTCAATCAATATTCCTGTAGTTTAGTGTTTCAAAACAGAAACTTCCTACTTCTAAAACCTGAATGGAAAACTTAAACTTTGTTGTAATGAAACGAACCTCCAAAACCGAAAACCcgcaaaataacatttttttatgagtatgttataaatataaaattttgcaGTTTCATAAACTTTCCAAAAATGGAAACAAAATACTAAAACATAGGACTTTGATAAGTTTTTGTGTAACATATTGTGGTATCGATTTTCACATTTCAACCTTTCTTTTTCCGCACCACCTACCTTTTGCTCGAAATTAAGATTGTATTACAAGAAAATCACGATTCAAGAATTGTGCTTGCAGAAAAATCGTCGGAGCACGATACTATTCCAAAGGATTTGAAGCAGAAAGCGGAAATCTTGAAGCTTTTGGAGGAACTTTCTTCCGATCAGCTCGAGACAGCGACGGCCACGGAACACACACTGCATCAACTATAGGAGGAAACATGGTCCCTAACGCTAGCCTATCAGGCATGGCGATCGGAACGGCAAAAGGCGGTGCACCAAACGCGAGACTGGCCATTTACAAGGCTTGCTGGTTCAATCTATGTAGCGATGCTGATGTTCTTTCAGCAATGGATGATG
This region of Mercurialis annua linkage group LG1-X, ddMerAnnu1.2, whole genome shotgun sequence genomic DNA includes:
- the LOC126666231 gene encoding uncharacterized protein LOC126666231 isoform X2; this translates as MGKKEKKQRHQHQHREASYYYNTPQQEDDREPEADDFEEAAAEDDISNASSPSNAIPSKFLLYQQSVQSPKGDISYLHKFFLMYVGGRSPLHFQEDFCGTAFLSTEWLRSDPRRTAVGVDLDLEALNWCMENNINKVGADGYSRISLFHGNVLQPHEAELLSNKCLKENVQLPARDIVCAFNYSCCCLHRRADLVLYFKHVLDSLSKSGGIFAMDLYGGSSSEGKLRLQRRFPNFTYIWEQAEFNIIERKTRISLHFNLPKQQKKIRHAFSYTWRLWSLPEIRDCLEEAGFKSIHFWLREMPDSEENRNIEGFGAGRDIKYEEVETFEQVDSWNAYIVAVAN
- the LOC126666231 gene encoding uncharacterized protein LOC126666231 isoform X1; translated protein: MGKKEKKQRHQHQHREASYYYNTPQQEDDREPEADDFEEAAAEDDISNASSPSNAIPSKFLLYQQSVQSPKGDISYLHKFFLMYVGGRSPLHFQEDFCGTAFLSTEWLRSDPRRTAVGVDLDLEALNWCMENNINKVGADGYSRISLFHGNVLQPHEAELLRFDPQELINVKLGESKDSPESNALDSASASNKCLKENVQLPARDIVCAFNYSCCCLHRRADLVLYFKHVLDSLSKSGGIFAMDLYGGSSSEGKLRLQRRFPNFTYIWEQAEFNIIERKTRISLHFNLPKQQKKIRHAFSYTWRLWSLPEIRDCLEEAGFKSIHFWLREMPDSEENRNIEGFGAGRDIKYEEVETFEQVDSWNAYIVAVAN
- the LOC126662677 gene encoding protein SUPPRESSOR OF K(+) TRANSPORT GROWTH DEFECT 1, with protein sequence MYSNFKEQAIEYVRQAVQEDNAGNYAKAFPLYMNALEYFKTHLKYEKNPKIREAITQKFTEYLRRAEEIRAVLDEGGPGPASNGDAAVATKPKTKPKDGDDGEDPEQAKLRAGLNSAIIREKPNVKWNDVAGLESAKQSLQEAVILPVKFPQFFTGKRQPWRAFLLYGPPGTGKSYLAKAVATEADSTFFSISSSDLVSKWMGESEKLVSNLFQMARESQPSIIFVDEIDSLCGTRGEGNESEASRRIKTELLVQMQGVGNNDQKVLILAATNTPYALDQAIRRRFDKRIYIPLPDLKARQHMFKVHLGDTPHNLTESDFESLARKSEGFSGSDISVSVKDVLFEPVRKTQDAMFFINTPNDMWVPCGPKQPGAVQISMQELAAQGLAAKILPPPITKSDFDKVLARQRPTVSKSDLDVHERFTKEFGEEG